The Streptomyces armeniacus genomic interval GCCCTCGGGGGTGCCGGTCAGCCAGCGCGGCACGAGGTCGTACGGGGCCTGGCCGGACAGCGCGTAGAGCGTCATGCGGAGCGTACGGTCCGGGTCGGCGTCCAACTCGGCCTCGGCGACGCCGGGTTCCTGGAAGTACAGGACGACGTTGAACCTGCCGGGGTTGTTCTCCCGGATGTACTCCGTCATCGGCTTGGGCAACCGCGGCCCGTGGCCCACGCCGAGCCCGGCGACGGCCGGGAAGCGCTCCGGCCGGAGTTCGGCGGCGGCCCAGGTGATGCCCGCGCCCTGGTCGTGGCCGACGAGGGCGGCCGTACGGGCGCCGAGGGCATCGAGGAGGCCGTTCAGGTCGGCGATGTTGCCGCGGAGGCTGTAGCCGGTGATGTCGCGGGGGGCGTCGGTGCGGCCGTAGCCGCGTACGTCGGGGGCGACGGCGTGGTAGCCGGCGGCGGCGAGGGCGGGGAGCTGATGGCGCCAGGAGTACGCGAGTTCGGGGAAGCCGTGCACGAGGACGACGGTCGGGGCGTGCTCGTCACCCGCCTCGGCGACGTGCATGCGGATGCCGTTGGTGCGGACGGTGCGGTGCCGAATGTCGTGGCGCACATGGTGCGGCGTCGGCGTACGGGCGGCGCGGCGGCGCGGCCCGTACGGGGCAGTG includes:
- a CDS encoding alpha/beta fold hydrolase; its protein translation is MPKQHQRTAQRITRRNLIAAGAAGLGTAALAAPPAAANTANTASTAPYGPRRRAARTPTPHHVRHDIRHRTVRTNGIRMHVAEAGDEHAPTVVLVHGFPELAYSWRHQLPALAAAGYHAVAPDVRGYGRTDAPRDITGYSLRGNIADLNGLLDALGARTAALVGHDQGAGITWAAAELRPERFPAVAGLGVGHGPRLPKPMTEYIRENNPGRFNVVLYFQEPGVAEAELDADPDRTLRMTLYALSGQAPYDLVPRWLTGTPEGADFLDPLPDPGRPSRWSGWCTDAEFACYVREFRRTGFAGAVRRYRTFDHDWHDLPQVGTHKIHQPALYVTGELDSAYRFGALGPLREWVPGLRGVHVMPGVGHWTQQESPDEVNAHLIDFLHADYPPRRRTRRPAPD